The Triticum aestivum cultivar Chinese Spring chromosome 4B, IWGSC CS RefSeq v2.1, whole genome shotgun sequence sequence CTAACTAGTCTTCAAAAGGTACCTTAAAGATGTACATAGATTGAATAACTGCAGGTCTCTTGTACCCTAAAGAAGAGAACAGGCTAGAAATACTCTCCGAGAAAGCAAACTTTTTGAACACAGGGTCATGTTCATGTAGTGCTGCATAAAATATAGTATGGCGAAGGTTACATATCTTAATAGTTGAGAAATTATGTCATCATGAAAATATGCAAGcatataaaaaaaagaaaataactGATGGCGCTCGAGAACGACTCCCACACCATAGACAATGTTAACTCGTAAATAAGAAAATAACAACTAAGAGCCTGAGATGAATGAATTAGCTCCAGATGGGAAAATAACCTAAACCACACGCGGTTTTGACTTAACTCCAGATTAATGGAATTATAGACAGCAGACTTAAATGCAAGTCTGAACTCATTTTTCCAGATAAGAACAACACTGTCCACTGAAATGCAACATGATTGTGCTTTAAATTATTAACACCAGCACCTTTAAATCAGatgcatttttttttcaaaatatactCAATTTTATCGCTTTCCAGTGAATAAGGAATTTCCTTGTTGTTTCACACACGGGACAACAAATTCTTGGTCCAAGCAACATAAACAGTTAAATGATATTCACAAGAACCAATTGATCATATAGTTCAAAAGACAAACATGTAAAATAATTTATCTCTGAATTTGATTGCACCGTGGGCATACTAACCATGTCCAACTTTATTGATTGAAAGTTCCTTTGGCTGTCTCAAGCATCCATCATCTCCAAATGCCTTTTCTGTGGTCACAGAAACAGCAAAGTGACAAGAGAGAAATCACCATCAATAGCTAGGATGTAAAGCAGGAACAGAATTACAGAACTAGCAGCACAGTTCGCCGCCATATGTGACGCTGTAACTTATATATCTTCTTTTCTAACAAATTACCTAGCATCTCCTAGTCCAAGGAGCATGAATGATAAATGCTACAGATTGGTGATTCCTAATTGACAAGGGTAACTCATTCCCCACAAGTCCAAGATGACAGAAATCACATACCCTCGAAGAAGAAAGATATATTCTCCGCACTCTTAAAGAAGTAGTCATCCTTCAACTGCCGCTGCATCGCAAACAAAATTATTCCGGAAACACAAATCCAGATCGGGCAGCATGTGAGACTAGAGATCAAATCTATCAAGTGAGAATTGAAGCTAGTTATCCGGAGAACTGTAAATGGCAGACTGGCACATGCCTAAAAAGTTTGTACTAGTTATTATTATTTGGCAAGTCAGAAGTATATCCCTCTGAAGTCTGAACAAATAAGGCAAGTTCGGGACGACATACATGATCCTTAGTGGAGAAGACACTGGAGTCAGCGCCGTCGAAGCCGTGGACGAGCTCGGCCATGCGGCCCCGCATAGCCTGAACCTCCTCCGCGCTCGAGAACGACTCCAGCACCAGGTAGCCTGGAACCAACGGGAGCCCACGCAAGATTGAGATTAGGGCTTCCGCTGCTAATTTCGAAATTGGGGGAGCCGCCCCACGGCTGCTGGGAGACAGAGAGGTTGGGGGAGATGAGGTGCGACGAAGAAGTGCTCACCGTTCTTCTCGAAGAAGCTGAGCTGCTCGGCGGTGAGGCTGCCGGCcggcggcatggcggcggcggaggaggtagATGTATGAACGGAACAGGGGATGGGGATTGACCAGTGGAGGGGATGGGTACGGAACTGTTTGCCGTCACGTTTTCGTTTTGTCTGGTCGATGTCAGTTTCCTGATTTCTGAAGCCACCCGAGCGCGCCCATGTGATATCAACCTATAGTTTATTTTGTGATGTCAAAAAAATTTATTGTTTTATTTTGGACTGCAATAACTAGCGAACATTCGCCCGGAAATATGACATTTGTGAAGTTTTTAGACAGACTCTTCATAGATTCAAGAAAATTTCTGAAAAGAAAAGAACAAATACGGCAAAAGGGGGCAGAATTTGACATCTTCTATACAACCTAAAAATGCTTAAAAAATATTTGTTTGCCATCCCCTTGCAGGGAACATTGGCCAGTTAATATTTATGTTATTTTTTCATGAATAGAAACGATACCTTTTCAAGTCAAATCTGAAAACACTAAAAATTTGTAAGACATTTGGATGTTTAACTTTGTTTTTTTAATACCCAAATGTATTATAAAAGTTTACCTAAAGTACAAAACATCTCAAACATAAAAATAATACATTATTGTCATGTGACCACGGAAGGACCACTACCGCCGCCAGAACAACTCGCCCACGCACTGCTATCATTGGTCTGCGCCATATGTGCAGTGACATAGGTCCTTGTTTGTGGTGATGGGAGGCTCCTATATCGCTGCTCGGTTGGTTCCTCACGTGGGTATGATTAACAATCGTGTGGCGATGTTCACGTCAGGGTGTGCACATGAACAATTGTTTTCGAGTGTGTATGGAGGTGTTGGTTCGGCAAGCGGATGTGGTAGCATAAGATGACTTCAGTTTGGTGATGTTTTTTGAGTGTTAGGTCTTGAGTTTTGAGACGAGAACCCCTATGCATTGTTTGGACTTTGACAACAAGGGTGTTTACGTGATGTTTCCTTCTTGTAGGCACTCCTTGCATTTTGCTTAGATTTTCTTCTTTTGGGTGCAAACTCTTAAACTAGACTTTTGTGTCTAGATCCGTTGATAATGGCATTTGCATGCTGTTTTCTAGAGAAGTTGACTTTGGGGAACCTTACTCGCAGTCAGCGTGTTTGTCTAGGGTAATGATTGATGTTGTTGTAGCACATTGTTCAAAGCTTCAACATGACACTCTATGTCATgttctcttttttcattttttttacttttATATACAATACATGGGTGTAAGCATCCTATAATGTTCTCGAATGCTCCTGGTATTGTGTTGTTGTATAGGCCGGATGTATTTGGTATCATCTTCTTGATCTTTAAtaaggcacatctagatgtgtcttAGTTATTGCACATTTAAATGATTCAATCAAACTATAAAGATAAagggaaaaataaaagaaaatgtttGCACGAATCTTCGTGTAAAATCAATGGCATAATACTTAAATGTGGTacttagggcacatctagatgtgctttagatgtgcaatacttaagACACATTTAGATGTGCTTTAACAAAACTGATATTGTTTTTTATCGAAGAAAATAGGGTTTTTAGGGGGTTGAAGAAAATAGGCTGCACGgaaacaatgagagaaaaaaaggagtATTACTTATAGGGCCAGGCAATGTTGGGCTTGGGCTGCTACGGCTCCATCTTATCCGCCGATCCAATAACAGTGTCAGCTTAAGCGGTACGCTAAAATCGTCCGTCTCCGCGTAGTAAATAAGCAACCGGGGAGTCCTCCGCTGCCCCCAAATCGGCAACCGCTCCCCGTAAAACTCTGCTCCGCCGCGATCGATTCCCCATTATAATTCAACCCCAACCCGGCCACCCCCCCTCCACGGCGGCCATGGCGGACTGGGCGGGGCTCCACGAGGACTTCCTCCTCCTGCTCGTCCCGCGCCTCCCCTCCCTCGACCTCCGCACCTTCCGCGCCGTCTGCGCCTCCTGgcgcgccgccgcggccacctTCGCCTCGGCCGGCGGCCGCCCGCGCCCCGACCGCCCCTGGCTCCTCCTCCCCGCCGACGCGCCCGACCCGGAATTTCGCCGCCTCGTCATCCGCCGCGACCGCGAGGTCCCCGTCGTCGCCCTCCCCGCGCGCCTCGGGCGCGCGCACGACCGCCGCTTGTTCCCCCTCGGGTCCTCCCGCGGCGTCATCGTGGCCGCCGACGACCGCGGGGCCATGCACCTGCTCGACCTCTCCACCGGTAGGCGCGCGCCTCTGCCCCCCGTCGCGGCGCTCCCCCTCGCCGACCGCGTCGAAAGGACCCCTGCCGGCCTCACTGTCCACCTCAAACGCGACCCACGGGTGTACTCTATCGACGGCCTGATCCACCGCGAGGACACCCTGATCCGCAAGGCCGTCCCG is a genomic window containing:
- the LOC123090828 gene encoding phytanoyl-CoA dioxygenase 1; the encoded protein is MPPAGSLTAEQLSFFEKNGYLVLESFSSAEEVQAMRGRMAELVHGFDGADSSVFSTKDHRQLKDDYFFKSAENISFFFEEKAFGDDGCLRQPKELSINKVGHALHEHDPVFKKFAFSESISSLFSSLGYKRPAVIQSMYIFKQPGIGGEVVPHQDNTFLYTEPLSCTGLWLALEDATITNGCLWAIPGSHKNGLKRRMIRDENGTHFDRPSPLYDQKEFVPLEMKSGDFVVIHGDLVHQSFENLSPVSRHALSLHVVDMEGCKWSKDNWIQRKTAPEPLYVS